In the Primulina eburnea isolate SZY01 chromosome 15, ASM2296580v1, whole genome shotgun sequence genome, GTGTTTCAGCTAATGACAATATGATAAGcagaaattaaattataaagtGACAAGGCACCAAACTTATCGTTTTAGTCCTCGTACGCTAAATTTGGACTGTATTTTTACTTCaaaaaatcttgtattttagAGTTCCTCATCTCTGTCGATCTTCCGTAGTCATTCTTTGGCACATCatacatataaattttaattttaaatatattatatttttatacaagtTATGATCATAGTTATAtaattattcaaaatattatttttatgttcttATTTCATTATATATGTGTGtggtaattaaaaaattaataaaatttgtttATAGTTCGTTTATTTAAAATCAAAATGGTAAAGTTATGAATAAACATTGAACGAAGAAAatataatacatataaataaaaaaatctgaCAATCACACGGCTCAATTTTACATGTTTGACAAAGCAAAAGTtcactgaaaaaaaaaaatcaatgtaTTTGACTAACTTTTCACTTGGAACAGTAAGGTAAAGGCAAGATTTTGCAACATGTTAAGCAAGCATGGGTTTTTTCCAGCGGTGTAATGCTAAAATATGGGGATGGAGAACAAATCTACAGATTCAGGGAAGGTTGTTAGACTTGGAGTGAAAAGAGACTCAACTAAGGGTAAAacggaagaaaaaaaaaatcatcttgTCTCGCTACAAGAATCTTCGTTTATTCCCATAATTTACTCATTAACTTCGTGTTCTGCCTCAGAATCAACTTTTCCAATGCATGGACCCCTGCCACTCTCTCCTGCAGATTGTGAAGGATTAGTACCAAAGTTGATCTTTGGATCAGGTGATCCTCCACCATCACCCTTACAATTATCTACAGTTGCATCAGCAGAAGACAGGGAAGCATCTCGAACAACACCATCAAGTTGAGCTTCTAATCCAACTTGAAGCTCACCATTTGGTAAAGGTGGGCATTGAGCTGATTCAGATGTACCAACAGAATTTGGAGGAGGTACTTCAACAGAATCGGAACTTTCCCTGCACTCAACCCATTCTGATTGTCTTGTAGGCCCGCTGGATTCAACATCTTCAAAGTCATGCAATTTACTGAACATATTGTCTATAACTGGTTTGGGTACAAGAGGTTCAGATGTGGCAGTGGCAGTGTCAGCATAATCCTCATCCTCATATTCATCGACCAAGACCTCATCGTCATCAGCTCCAACCTCATGTGCCTCAATAATGGGAGTTGAGGAAGCAATTGACCCGGTGGAAGATTCGTTTGGTTTTCTTTCATCATCAAATGCAAACCAATTGGAGTTTGTGAAGAGAGATCCACTATAAACAAGAGCAGAAGTGAAGCTACAGCCACAAACAGCAAAAGGAGAATATAAAAAGTGCTGAAGGGGACATCAAGGAACACAAACACTTGAATTCATATGGTATACGAGACAATCAAACAAGTATCATCCACTTGCCTTTCTTGGTCATTTCCCAAACGAAGGGAAGAAATGACAACTTCAGCAGATTCATCATCGAAATACACATCCTACAAAAGATAAAAATCAGGAACTTTCTCACTCAATGTGTGATGTTATTAAACATGGTCAAAAAGATACATAAACATCAGCGAAGAGAGGATGAataggatgatgatgatgatgatgacgcAGAAACTCAGAACAGATGTGAGCACAATTAACTTCACGAAATACAAAGCCATTGTTCTCATTTATTTACCGCATACCTCGTCATCCCTAGCAAGTGAACAACGAGCCTGCACAaagtaaaaaattaattatattcaGAATTTATTCAAACATGCTGGGTTCGATTACTGTTAAGCATTCAAAAACAATCCAATTGGACAAGCAGACATGCCATCGGCACATCAGTAAAAAAGGAACAGTTGCAGCCAAACAATGGGACATGCCGACATGCCATCCGAATTTCAGTGACTAGGGTATCATCTAACTATATTACAATAATAAGCACGTTAATTCGGGTCTAGAGCTTCATATATAAAGATTGTGTAAACATAGAAAACTAGCCCATAAATGTTAGGAAGTAGAATGATTCCAACTTAGATGCTGAATCTGATTGTAGTTGGTGCATGAACACTATCAAAGCTATTAAAGAACATTTTGAATGATACTACACAAGCTTTTTAGGCATGTCACAActttacaataaaataaaatgttgtAAATACCACTGATTTGGCTAAGGTCAAGAATCATGGACCTTGATGGGTTAAAACACAAAAGACAACATATTGAAAGTATAAATAGAAAAATATCGTATTAAGCTAAGTATATAACTAAGTGGCCCCAGAAAACTATTCCATCGGCAATTGGTCATTTCCAAGTCAACCAGCAAAGCAGATGAAAATCCCATGATAAGATAATTCTGCATTAGCAGTCGCACTGTCATCCCCAATGTAAAAGCCGGGATTAATTTATCTGCCATCATTCCTCCAAAAATAGATTCTCAGTGGAGTGAAGCTAAAAAATGTGCGGACACTGGACAGAAGatgataaattaaaaaaaagtacAAAACAAACCTCATCAAGATCATGACTATAGATCCCATACTGAAATGCTAGGCTCAAGTTATTTGCCAAAGCTGCAACATCATAATCCCTGTCTTGGTAATCATCATCATCGCTATCTCTTGTCCGATCATGTAGTGAGTTTGGTCTCCTGAAAATTATAAAAAGTGTGTCCATGATAAGAGGTTAAGCTGTAAAAGAAAGGATTTAGGCATATAAACTGCGCAATAGTTGTAATGACCgggattttatatcatgttaatctgcGATTATTGAGTTATGATTTGATGTGATTAGAAGGATCGCTCCGAGACTTGAAATGAGATTTCATGTGAGATTGTTGGTGCGAGGACataacacctcgcgcatatgcgcgacatcgcAATAGTTGTAATGACCgggattttatatcatgttaatctgcGATTATTGAGTTATGATTTGATGTGATTAGAAGGATCGCTCCGAGACTTGAAATGAGATTTCATGTGAGATTGTTGGTGCGAGGACataacacctcgcgcatatgcgcgacacgatgcgcgcatatgcacgagatggGCAGAgggcctcgtgcatatgcgcgaagagtgtgtgcgcatatgcgcgagttgtgcgGAAAGGCTAGTgcatgtccagagaacctcgcgcatatgcgcgtatgcGCGGAAGaagtac is a window encoding:
- the LOC140814625 gene encoding uncharacterized protein isoform X1, whose translation is MDTLFIIFRRPNSLHDRTRDSDDDDYQDRDYDVAALANNLSLAFQYGIYSHDLDEARCSLARDDEDVYFDDESAEVVISSLRLGNDQESFTSALVYSGSLFTNSNWFAFDDERKPNESSTGSIASSTPIIEAHEVGADDDEVLVDEYEDEDYADTATATSEPLVPKPVIDNMFSKLHDFEDVESSGPTRQSEWVECRESSDSVEVPPPNSVGTSESAQCPPLPNGELQVGLEAQLDGVVRDASLSSADATVDNCKGDGGGSPDPKINFGTNPSQSAGESGRGPCIGKVDSEAEHEVNE
- the LOC140814625 gene encoding uncharacterized protein isoform X2, translating into MDTLFIIFRRPNSLHDRTRDSDDDDYQDRDYDVAALANNLSLAFQYGIYSHDLDEARCSLARDDEDVYFDDESAEVVISSLRLGNDQESGSLFTNSNWFAFDDERKPNESSTGSIASSTPIIEAHEVGADDDEVLVDEYEDEDYADTATATSEPLVPKPVIDNMFSKLHDFEDVESSGPTRQSEWVECRESSDSVEVPPPNSVGTSESAQCPPLPNGELQVGLEAQLDGVVRDASLSSADATVDNCKGDGGGSPDPKINFGTNPSQSAGESGRGPCIGKVDSEAEHEVNE